The stretch of DNA CGTGTTCTTTAGATATTTTGTATAGCGCTGGGACACTTTTTCTGCAGAATATTTCCGCagttttctgaaaaaattcatcaatctGTTATACCGTTGAAATTcgttttgaatataaaaaaagcgttttttttgcaaattattattaacgagataaattgtcgcttcgctccaatttatctcatcccgcttcgcggggatttgttgcgcttcgcgcaaattttggagaaaaaaattgtgatggtttataagtaaaaaaaaaaaacagggccactcatcaaacccaaagaaaaaaatttgcaaagagaagaaatcattttcaagcaacatttccggcgcctttaaaaattcgcaaaaaatgcatgaattttatatgggggctactaaaagggggctttggggggaaaatgaatacggccactcgaaacagactgatataaggagcgtctgtaccaaatttcatcgcaatcggtcaaacggtgtagatttgtatagccgaacacgactgattaccaacaaacagacctttctttattatatagatttatttattatttttaaaatttacaaaaaaatattgaaaaaatatatccgGCGTTGCCTTTTCCTTCTCCTGCTGTCTCCTTTGATGCTGGGCCGCTTTTCAGATGATCTCTCCTCTTCACCTTTGTGACTTCCgggactttaaaaaataaaagaaaatcttaggAAAAAgcatattctaaatattttttcttctttctcaccTTCCATTTCCGGAAAATTATGTTGCATAAAGTTGTGTAAGACCGGATCCCAGAAATTGAGGACTGAAGCCAGGCACGGACAGTTTTGTGCTTCAAACGGATCtgaaatatggaaaaaaaagtttagaataataatgaattttttgaaaaaatatgaattagaAGAATTAACATACATTTCCGCATTTTCCAAtgttgtcaaaaattaaagcagAAGCGGGCAGGGCATCCGGGTAGAGCATCCAGGCAGGCCATCCGGATAGGGGTCCGGGCAGGGCTTCCTGAATAGGGCATCCGGGTAAGGCTTCCGGGCTGGTCATCCTGGGCACTGATTGTGTTCCAAAAACGATctgaaatatagaaaaaaattgataaattgttcttttttttcttgtttacaaaagtttttgtttttttatcttgagaaaattaattaaaaaaaaaaaaagaaaaatcaatttcgggctctttttttgcaatgaagaatttttagatcaaaataattaattttttctcattgttttCTATCAATTTCATCAATCTGATGCTACTAAAACATTCCATAAAAGATATTTGTGAAATCTAGTAGGatcaaagagataaaattacacaaattaattaagaaaatcgtaAAATTACTTACCGCAtttcttctgcgtgaattttccatcatttttgcACTCTCAAATTgacgaatttttgaagaaaaccgCGGAAATTTTCTGCACCCACGCCGAACGCTCCCGAAGCGCGATAAATGcacttgaatgaaaaaataaactgcaGACAAAATTTTAGCTGCCGACCGACCTCGAAACATATTTTTGATGGGGTTtcgtttcatttaaattcataataacCGTTTGTTTATTTCcggtaattttatttctcccaaaaatcgTAACaatatgtcgccgttttcgagatattcatcgaaaactcatcgaaaattttgttttcgttttttgaccctctagcggtcacttttgaaacttcggatgttctagagaatTGTAGGATATGttaagagctttcatttgaccctgggttgatcaaaatcggtcaagccggtTTAGAGATATGGTCGATTTTCCATGATAAATTGTAGCGGCCATATTGAATaaacgacttgaccgattttcgaaaataaggtatcgctggaaaggtcttgatggcccctataacatatcaaaatttcagatttttagctattacaggggctgagatataggcaaaacaaaaggACTTCAAGCGCTTGATATGGGCggagtacctaattgaaggaaacgcagaaaacaattttaacccacacAGTCTTgaagggaatcaaaaaagaataaggaatcgccaaaaatattcacaattttccactggggtcacaacgaaaaaggcaataaagttttgtgaaaattcaaaaaaattggccgccattcgccattttgttcatttcaatgcatgaagcatatgtttcaatgcttcgtcatgagcttgtcgatgggagtttgacatttcattcatttttttcggaagaaaataaaaaaaattgcgtattttttagtttaattattgtggtaaatgtgttttacgtgttgatcTAGAGTGACTTTTATATtggaatacctgaaggatgaattcacgcacagtttgtgaccgtctcagtgagcacatctctcgttacaaagcaaagcaatccaaaaaca from Lutzomyia longipalpis isolate SR_M1_2022 chromosome 1, ASM2433408v1 encodes:
- the LOC129796127 gene encoding uncharacterized protein LOC129796127; the protein is MKRNPIKNMFRGRSAAKILSAVYFFIQVHLSRFGSVRRGCRKFPRFSSKIRQFESAKMMENSRRRNAIVFGTQSVPRMTSPEALPGCPIQEALPGPLSGWPAWMLYPDALPASALIFDNIGKCGNIRLKHKTVRAWLQSSISGIRSYTTLCNIIFRKWKSRKSQR